A window of Oryza glaberrima chromosome 2, OglaRS2, whole genome shotgun sequence genomic DNA:
TATAATCGAGCACGCACACCCTTACATGCTATACTCACAATATTGGGACAacttatatacacacacatgtaCACTTGAAATTTAAAATGATTTCTTTCAAAAGGAATTTTGAAAATGATCAGAATGACAAAACAACCCCTTCTAAAATTGGTCAACACAATATCAATTCTACCGTATCATCATGTGTACTAGTAGTAATGTGTTGGGCTTGTTTTGGGATAAACATTTACCAAGAGGggcatttcatttttttttggcaaccgGATCCTAGTAAAAGCCACTTATATAGTAGTATATCTtttaaagaagaaataaaaatataacctTATCCGTGGCAATAGATCTTGTGCAATACTGCTGCTATGATAATAAAagccacacatatatataggccTTCACGTTCCATTCTTTTCCATGCTTTGCACGAATCTCGAAGCAACATCAACGGTACGGGACACCTCCGGCCCTGGCCTCCTGCGCCCCTTCATTTATCCGTCTTCGCTTTAATTCCTTTAAATGCTACGTGCACATTGACCGGGCGACTCCTCGTCCTCGAATCCCTCTGCTCACTACCGTCGCGCTCGCTTATATTGCGGGAGTCGGCGACGAAAACCACCGAGCACTCGtcggcgcagcagcggcggagcgaagggaagggaagggaagccgCGATCCAGCCGCCGTCGACTCGCCACCCACGCAGTCGCCGCCGAGCCCCATCTCCGCCACTGCTCGGTGCGTGCGATCGTTCGCTTTACTAGCTGTACTAGCGCTCTAGAGTGCTGTGCTTTCCCCAGTTTGGCGTCGGTGCTCGGCGAACCTGTGTGTTCGATCGGATGCGTATTATGTGCGGGCGATTTAGTGTTGATGTGTCgggtttttttttatactcTTGGGTTTTTCGGTGGTGTTCGTTGGTGGGGGGAATATGAAGGGTTTTGAGGGGGGTTTTAGTGGAGGATGTGAATTTGAGATCGATTCGGTTGTTGTCCTGCTCTTTTACActttttggtggttggggggtGGAATTGGCAAGCGTGGAGAATGGCAGGTGGTGGAGAAGATGAGGAAGTCTGGTAATGTACGTTCATGATGTGTTTTTGTGGAAATTGTGCTCGTCTAATTTGATCGAtccttttcgtttttttctccATGCTTCTGTCACTGCATTGCATGATAATTTGGCTTTTGAAAGGGGGGAAAAAGGAATGCTCTAATTTTGGGGAATCAAGAACATGTGGTAAATATGTATAGTCCAGAGTATAGAAATGGATAGATGATAGGGATACCCAGGGCGGAGCCAGGATTTTGAGCCACTGGGTCATGGCTTTTACTTGTACTAATGTCATGTTTAAAACTCTAATTGTTCTCGAAGCTAGATATCTTTAGATCAAAATTATTTTGGAGCTAGAGCAATGAGGAAGTTGGGATCGTttcattttgttaaaaataaatgtttaaactctatattttataattattttataagaATGCAGGAGGTTTTTTAAGGtccaaaaatttaaaagttaagaCTATAAAACCAGGCATAACAACCATGCGTTTTTTCAGACATAAAAGTTTGTTCTGAAAGTTGTTTATTACTTCCTCTCAAAATACAACTACCTactctcttttttaaaagattaaTGTTAGGGTGTGAAatagttatgattggttgaaaaaagaaagtaggtgaaaaaattgaattgggaaaattgtgattggttgagatggaACGGTACATAGAAAATTAGTTGTATTTTAAGATAATTTTGAACATTAAATGtaacatattttgagatggagttAGTAGCTTAAAAAACACAGCTAACATCTAGTAGTTGATTAGCAAAACTACAGGCCTAATGCATTGATATACACAACACATAGCTAAAACAAAGAGTTGGTTAATGGATGAAATAGATCTAATTGCCGCATTAGTAGTGGGTTGACAGTAGCATAACCTAACTAACAAATTGTGCTTCCGAAGAAGAAGCTGTACTATTTCAGCTTTCATGAGCTCCAGTAGTTTAGCGAGCTGATCAGGGTCATGAAGCTTTTGCTGCTGGGGTCATTAGCTGCAAAATCCTGCACGATTCACTTGATCGATTGAATACCATCGGGGTCACCTGACCCTGACGATATTACTGCAGCTCCGCCCTTGGGGATACCTGATTTACAAAAAGGAATCTGGCATGTGCAATAGTTAGTATCAGGGAATAGTTTACAAAGGAAGCATGGAGATGGTTCGCATGATCATTGTTTTGCTTGTATTCTTTGATACATTACAGTACCTTGTTTACTTCACTACTTTAAGATTATGATAGAAACAGGATAAAATTTAGCTTTTAAGTTCTTTCTGTAGACGATACTTACCATTCTGCCGTAAATCTAAAGAGCTGTGCGTAATTCTTAACAATAATTGTTTATATTGATGAGTTCCTGCAGTTGTGATATGCGCCATGGGTGTCAAGACTTTACAGGTATCAGGGTTTGCTCTAGATGACAGTGCTGATTACGTCAAGGATTTGTTGGAGCGAATTGTTGGCTGTGGGAATGTGTATGCAGTAAAGCTCAGGCATCCAAAGAACGTCACTGCTACCTCAAGAGCATATGCTATAGTTCAGTTTCAGACCGAGGAACATGCTTCACTTGTAAAAAATGCGGCTCAAAGAAAGATACTCCGCCGTGGGCATTATTATCTGAAAGTCCATCCTTCAGATCGTGACATTGTTCCAAGACCAAGAGTTTCAATGTTCAAGCTAGAGGATGTAACACTGCATTTTGGTTGCCTGCTTAAGGAAACAATTTTATCTGCTCTGTGGAGTCGAACAGGAGTTTCTGTTGAGTTTGGTTTCAATCTGAAAAAGATTTACTTTTACCTGCAGCTACCCAACAGCTCAATCGAATATAAACTTGAACTTTCCTATGAGAGCATATGGGAGATCCAGCTTCAACGCCCACCCAAGTCACAaacgaagtttcttttgatccAGGTATCTTGAGCTCTACAGCACTTGCTGATTTCTTTTCAGTAAATTGTACAATTATTGTATGACCACATGTTCACATTGACTAATCTTGCTGTTGAGATAGTTTCTTTAGTAAATATTAAAGTGGTTCGCCTGTACTGTGTTTTGTTCTGCTATTAAGGCTTGACGAAGAACAGTTTAGTCACAACAGTTCATGGTGATGACTTTTGGAATTTTGGTCAATGGTGATTTTGCTGTTTTCGGAAGGTGAAAGTTACATGGGAGTTCTGTTAGAATGTATGTATCATATGGTCCTTATTTGATATACAAATGGACAATGTTAATGTGTTTAGGAGCTTACTGTGATGGTTTAAAAGAATCATTTGAATTTCTTCTGTTAGTATTCTTGTTCCCCTACCTGCTTTGCTGTGGCTCACAACCTGCACTTTAGCATGGTTGAACGACATTATACTGTTCAATCATAAATTACTGGATAATGAAATTGCATTTCTAATCTTTGTGTTTCTTTAATTCTTCATGCTAATGAATTTATGAGTGCTCTCTAACTCGCCTGTCcctttcatttcaaaatatGCGGCAATGAAGTTGTATAAAGATATGCTACTTGAGTATTACTTATCTGGAGTGAAAATATGATCGTGttcttatgtaaaaaaaaaatatgatcatGCTGAAGCACTGAATTCTTTTATCCAGTAATTTCCTTTATATTTCCACTTCAAAATGTTGATCCACCCCAGTCACCAATTCTAGTTGTTATCTCTTGATTTAAAGTTTAGATAACCTTAAATTTATAAATCGTTTCATGTTTCAGGTTCAAGCTGCACCTAAGATTTATGAACAGACACCACGCCGTTCTGGTGTTATGTACGAAGATCCATTATTCAACTATTTTAGGGATCATACAGATGATCAATGGACCAGGACAACGGATTTTACTTCATCTTCTAGCATTGGGCAATCATATATTTTATGTCTTGAGGTACCACGTCGATGTGATCTCCCAAACATTCGTGACCACTTCTTTTACTATCATGAGTACAATCATGACTTCGAGTGCCGGAGTGGGGGATATCCATATTCAAGTGATACTCGCTTTGTTCCGATTGTGAAATCTCGTGGTTATGTCCCCTATGAGATACTCTTCAAGATCAACCATTTGGTTCAGAATGGGACACTTAGCGGACCGACAGTTGATGACAGCTTCTTTCGTCTGGTCAGCCCAGCTTTTGTACCTATTGACCATATAAAGCGTGCACTTGAAATGATGTCATATTTGAAAAAGACCTGCTTGAATCCAACAAGTTGGCTATCTGAACAATACTCAAAATTCCGGAGATCACGCTACGTCCAACCATCACCTAACATATCTCTGGATGATGGATTGGTTTATGTCTACAGGGTGCAAGTTACACCTGCTAAAGTGTATTTTTATGGACCTGAGATTAATGTCTCCAATCGTGTGGTGCGGAATTTTTCTTCTGACATAGAGAATTTCCTTCGCATTTCATTTGTTGACGAGGACTGCGAGAAGCTCCGTGCAACTGATTTATCCCCCCGTTCTGCTTCAGGACATGATGCAAACAGAACTGCTCTGTATAAGAGAGTTCTGTCAGTCCTTTCAGATGGCATCACTATTGGTGGCAAGAACTTTGAGTTTCTTGCTTTTTCTTCAAGCCAGCTCCGAGATAACTCTGCATGGATGTTTGCTTCTCGCCAGGGATTAGCTGCTAGCGACATTAGGACATGGATGGGGGATTTCCGTAACATCAGAAATGTAGCAAAATATGCTGCAAGACTTGGTCAGTCTTTTAGTTCCTCAACCGAAACATTAAAGGTTCAGAAGTATGAGGTGGAAGAAATCTCAGATATAAAAAATGGTACACAGCATGTGTTCTCTGATGGGATTGGAAAGATATCATCTGCTTTTGCTAATGAAGTGGCCATGAAGTGCAACCTGAAACGCTTTGCTCCTTCTGCTTTTCAAATAAGGTATGGTGGTTATAAAGGTGTTGTTGCTGTTGACCCTACATCACGCTGGAAGCTTTCCTTAAGAAAAAGCATGCTAAAGTTTCAGTCAGACAATATCACAGTAGATGTCCTTGCATACAGCAAGTACCAGCCAGGCTTCCTTAATCGGCAGCTAATTACTCTTCTTTCGACACTTGGAGTTAGAGATAGTGTCTTTGAACAGAAGCAAGAAGAAGCAGTGAATCAGTTGAACAAAATGGTTACTGATCCTCAAGCTGCTATCGAAGCAATTGAACTTATGCCCATGGGAGAAATAACAAATGCAGTTAAAGAGCTGTTGTTGTGTGGCTACCAGCCTGATGATGAACCATATCTTTCTATGCTGCTACAAACTTTTAGGGCATCCAAATTACTAGAGCTGAAAACCAAGTCAAGGATATTAATCCCAAAAGGACGAGCAATGATGGGATGCTTGGATGAAACACGTACGCTGAAGTATGGGCAAGTGTTCATTCGAGCTACTTCGGGTGTAAATGACAATGACAGGTTCACCGTGACAGGAAAAGTTGTGATTGCCAAAAACCCTTGCCTCCACCCAGGTGATATACGGATTCTCCATGCTGTTGATGTTCCTGTTTTGCACCACATGGTTAACTGTGTCGTCTTTCCACAGCAAGGACCAAGGCAAGTATTACATACTCCTATGTTTTCTAGTAGTATGCTTTTTTCTGCAAAACCCCACTTTTCTGGAAACAAATTCTGTCTGGGTTTCACTTTTTAATGAAACCACATATTCATTGGAGAAAAGCTTATTCTccaatttcatatattttaggTTGAAGAACTTCGTTGTTTGTGAAGCTTAGCCACCTGCGATTTCATGGATATGCGATatttgatcctttttttttcttgttaaattcccatgcatgcatgttcttGTCTGTTCGATTTTGTTGTCTACATTTGGTTTTAAATATATGCCACCATTGACTTTATTAAGTAAAGTGCAAAGAGTACCActagatttgtcatatttgtCTGTTGTACAAATATTTATAGagaagacgaatagtcaaatgaaataaaaagtcaatggtgccATATTTAAAACATGAGGCAGTAATTATTTTGAACATGATTGTTTGTGCAGGCCGCATCCTAATGAGTGTTCAGGGAGTGATCTTGACGGGGacatatattttgtttcttGGGACCCATCTCTCATTCCGCCTCGTATGGTGACACCTATGGACTATACTCCAGCACCAACAGAAACATTAGACCATGATGTTACAATTGAGGTAAGCTCAGTTTTTAACCAGAATTGTCCACTCTTTCTTGCCACTCATGCTAGCAATTTTATTCAATTGTTGGCTGGCTAGTGTTATGCTGTTCTTTGGACTCACGAGTCCAGCTCttgtattttttaagattatCATTTACTCCTATTTTCTGGCCCTGCAAGATTTGGGTATATTTATTTGCAGGAGGAAACAAACTAATCCTAGTGCACAGCATATATGGTTTTTATTCAAAATCCTTCATTTAATAATATTACACATGTATTTCCCTATTTTCTGTAATAAATCTTGAATATTAGTAGGAAGATATGCTGCCTCTTTCTTGTTAGAATATTTAACTTCTAGAGATACGTTTGTAATTGGTGCCTCGTAATGAGGATACTACTGTCAACTGAGAGAATTTGTCTTAAGctagttgttttttttgtttccctGGTTATCTTGTGTAAACACGTACTGTGCTCACTTATAAGAGTAGCAAATtctgtgttcttttttttttttgaaaaaaaaaatgtatttggaAACCATGCAGTCTGATTCAAGTCTAGGGGCAGTCTGCATTTGGTTGGACAGTTGCTGTTCAAATTGATAATACTATTATGTTGCCTGTTGGAATAAAATTATTACCAGCTTCATGTTTCTGAATTTGTCTACATAGCAGTCACTTGTTTTTCTTGCAATAAAACAGCACGGAAATCAcataattaagaaaataaatgtCATAAATATATCTTTGTTAGAACTGAGTTTTAGCAAATCTTATACACTGCCCTGTAACTTCATTATTGCACCATGCAGGAAGTAGAAGAGTACTTCACAAATTACATAGTCAATGAGAGTTTAGGAATGATTGCCAATGCACATGTAGTATTTGCGGATAAGGAAGACCTCAAGGCAGAGAGTTCACCATGCATTGAGCTGGCCAAGCTCTTCTCCATTGCTGTTGACTTTCCCAAAACTGGAGTGCCAGCCCTGATTCCTCCTGAACTACATGTGAAGGAGTATCCTGATTTCATGGAGAAGCTTGACAAAGTCACCTATGAATCAAAAGGAGTAATCGGGAAGCTCTACAGGGAAATAAAGAAGCACACCCCTCACATAAAGCACTTCACAAGGGAGGTGGCAAGGCGGTCTTATGACACCGATATGATTGTTGATGGCTATGAAGATTACATCACTGAAGCTATGGCATTGAAGGACGAGTACGACTTCAAATTGGGTAATCTTATGGATCACTATGGAATAAAAAGTGAGGCCGAGATAATAAGTGGATGCATTCTTAAGATGGCAAAGAATTTCACAAAGAAAAGCGATGCTGATGCTATCAGATTGGCGGTGAGATCTTTGCGTAAagaagcaaggtcaaggttcaGTGAGATGAGCTTAGATGATAATGGGCATGGCCATGATGCCTCGGAAGCCAAGGCATCCGCCTGGTACCATGTCACTTACCACCCTGAATTCTGGGGTTGCTACAATGAAGGATATGAGCGACCACACTTTATCAGCTTTCCATGGTGTATCTATGAGAAGCTTTTGCGCATTAAGCAAAGGAGGAAGTTCGTCAGGAAGATGCAGCCCGAGTTGTTCTCTCTCCACAACTTGAGAATTTGAGTGTGGCCAGCATGTTTGCTCTTATACATATATCTGAACTTTTGCATTGAACATGTCTATTCTGGTGCTTGAATGCTTACTGAATGCGGGCGAACTGCTATCTAGCTTgtgatgtatatatgtgtttccACAAACCTTTGGATTCAGTCGTTCACTTGGTGCCTTAGGTTTATtgtaatgaaatttggtattgTTCCCGCCTTTTGCGTAAGACGAACTGCAGTAGTAGTAATGTAAGACAAGTTGCTGTGAATCGTATGCGAGTCCCATATATGAATGTGTGATCTGAGATCAACGAATCCTTTTTTTCTTGCAGTGTTAGAATGATACCTCTGGTTCCTACTATCTTTTTTCATTTACAGATCGTTGCAACATCTTCAGGgtccaaaccaaaaaaaaaataatcaagaatCAAAATTTTTTGGAATATTCTGTTTTTTCAGTTGTTAGCATATCTGCATTTGGCAGCTGAAAACTGTACAAACTCTGGATCACGGGATGGTCATGAACATCTTGACACCCTCGTCGACTCGTCGTCAAGAAACTTGGGCTAGCAGTGAGAACTTGACATGCAGCATGATCTTCCCCTTGTCGACGTCCAGCCTTGCGCCGGTGACGAGCCAGTAACCGGGGCTATCCTGCGGTCCCATGGTCACCTGCGACGTGTCCACGAACTTGAGCAGCTTCTGCGCGCCGACGGGCACCGGCGGCCCGCCGGCGAACACGCCGGAGTTGACGTTGGCGACGCCCACCGGCGAGGCGCCCTGCTCCGGTCGGCCTCCCTtctcggcggcgccaccggatGTCGACGGCGACCCCGAGAAGGGTATGGACAGGAAGCTCGACGACCTCCccgacggcggccgcgccgcgccgcgcgcccactTGGACTGCACGACGGCGTAGCCGGGGAGCTGGGAGTAGAGCAGCCTGAGGTGGAGCACGTTGTTGGCGGCGTCGTGCGCCACGACGTGGAGctgcgcgccggcgacgacgcaggcggcggggcggcggcggcggtcgccggcgcACCACCGCGGGTCGTACTTCACCGGCGCGGTGCAGACGCGCGCCAGCATCCGCCACTGCACCGGCTCGTAGTACCGGTCGTCGGTGACCGCCTCCGTGCCACGCCACACCGGCGGCTTGTCGgccctggcggcggcgacgaacgtCGGCGTCGTCGACAGGTGCTGCAGGTGGATGCCCAGCCTGACGCACGACACAATGAAATTCACTTTAGTCACACACCATCCGACGCAAAACATATGTACTGTGCATACCTAAACTTGTTAACATGCAATTTCATTCTATGCTCTTTCTGATCGGCCCCAATCAAAGTTTAAAACTTACTTAAAAGTTAGTTTTaaggttttctttttcatcgtagtctttgttttttttagaaatttaacTATTCGCCACTATtaaatgtggcaattaactatttaccagTGGGCCCAAATATTATAGACACATATGGATCCACGTGTCATTGAGATAAGGGTGACAAATAATAAAATGTTTTTTCCTGGAAGATGTTTGATGCCTTGGACAATAATAAAATGTTTGTAGATAATGCAGAGATGCCTATGTCATGATGGACTGATAACTGAGTTGTCGCTGGTtttatgttttgttttggaagcttaaaattctgagaagcagctggtgaAAAGCTAGCTAGTGAGAATTTAAAGAAGCTGGGAAATCCAGCTTCTagcttttagtttattttctggattctacaactaaaaCTTCTCGGTATCTGAATGAAGATCTAGTTTGTTTCGAGGAGTTTCTTGCAGCTGCAGATCTGACATAAGCTCCCCCAAACTAATTTCATTGAGCGCGTGGGGAGCCACATTTTGTGAGGTGTGCATGTGTAGTAGTATGTGTGTCTCAGTGCGTGGGTGTGCatctataaaaaagaaaaacctattttcaagttttcatgtgtatttaattatatttaaatAAACCTGTGAAATCTTACCGGTTGTTTTTCTTGCCCTCCAGATGCAGCCTCATGCCAGTAACCGGCAGCTTCGGAACAACCAcctgcaatttttttattttgaaggaTCACACACGCCATGGAAAGTGAACCACAGAATGGAATTTATCTGGTTCAGTGACAGAGTGAGAGGCTGTTTCAGAGTCTGACCTCAGTTGAGCTGACATAGAGCTTGGAGCCCAGCAGGCTGAAATGCAGCGCCGGGCTGGAGCCTTGCCGGTGTGAGCAAGGGCCCAGAGGCAGCTCGCCGAGCACCGGGGCCCACACGCAGTGATGCTGGAAATCCAGGAAGTACCTCAGGTCAGCGACAGGAGGCTTATCTGTAACAATCCAATCACATgcttaatttgttattttaaaCTAATCAACAGTAAATAAACTcgtctaaaaaagaaaaatcattaaGCTCTGTTCTGTTGTTACATCTGAGGTAGAGGTTGATGGCGTGAGAGAGGAAGCCAGTGCCAGGCACGCCCCTGATGAGGGAGGTGATGGGGACGAGCTTGACGTTGATCACGTCGGGCATCGCCGGCACGGTCAGGAGCCACTCCGAGTGGCTGCTCACCGTCGTGTTCCCTCCCCTCTTGGAGTATATCACCGTCACACCCTGCACACGATGAGCAAACTCATATAATTAGCTAGTCCTCCCTctattctataatataagatatGGTCAAACCTCCGTTATCAAGAAGAAAATATTATCCTCAAATACACACAGTCAAGTCGTGACATCTTCgattattattaaaaataaaaaagtattaCTCCCGTTGGGTTTTAATAAATAACGATACTGActtttgaatatatatttaatcatttgtcTTGAAAATATTGTACAAATATGCCAAAATGAAAGTCATACTTAGAGTAACTTTAATAATAgattaagtcacaataaaataaatataattacttatttttcaATAAGACTATTGGTCATACGTATGTTTAAAAGTTAATGGTATTATCGGTAAAAAAACTAGAGGGAGTAGGATTTAATATGTGAAAATTGATATTAAAAGATATTTTCATGAAAAACATTTCATatggtcaatttttttataagtttcaTAAATacaggccgtgtttagttccctgtccaattttttttaagtatacggacacacatttgaagtattaaacgtagactaataccaaaacaaattacagattcgcATGTAAACTAcaaaacgaatttattaagcctaat
This region includes:
- the LOC127762288 gene encoding probable RNA-dependent RNA polymerase 1, which translates into the protein MGVKTLQVSGFALDDSADYVKDLLERIVGCGNVYAVKLRHPKNVTATSRAYAIVQFQTEEHASLVKNAAQRKILRRGHYYLKVHPSDRDIVPRPRVSMFKLEDVTLHFGCLLKETILSALWSRTGVSVEFGFNLKKIYFYLQLPNSSIEYKLELSYESIWEIQLQRPPKSQTKFLLIQVQAAPKIYEQTPRRSGVMYEDPLFNYFRDHTDDQWTRTTDFTSSSSIGQSYILCLEVPRRCDLPNIRDHFFYYHEYNHDFECRSGGYPYSSDTRFVPIVKSRGYVPYEILFKINHLVQNGTLSGPTVDDSFFRLVSPAFVPIDHIKRALEMMSYLKKTCLNPTSWLSEQYSKFRRSRYVQPSPNISLDDGLVYVYRVQVTPAKVYFYGPEINVSNRVVRNFSSDIENFLRISFVDEDCEKLRATDLSPRSASGHDANRTALYKRVLSVLSDGITIGGKNFEFLAFSSSQLRDNSAWMFASRQGLAASDIRTWMGDFRNIRNVAKYAARLGQSFSSSTETLKVQKYEVEEISDIKNGTQHVFSDGIGKISSAFANEVAMKCNLKRFAPSAFQIRYGGYKGVVAVDPTSRWKLSLRKSMLKFQSDNITVDVLAYSKYQPGFLNRQLITLLSTLGVRDSVFEQKQEEAVNQLNKMVTDPQAAIEAIELMPMGEITNAVKELLLCGYQPDDEPYLSMLLQTFRASKLLELKTKSRILIPKGRAMMGCLDETRTLKYGQVFIRATSGVNDNDRFTVTGKVVIAKNPCLHPGDIRILHAVDVPVLHHMVNCVVFPQQGPRPHPNECSGSDLDGDIYFVSWDPSLIPPRMVTPMDYTPAPTETLDHDVTIEEVEEYFTNYIVNESLGMIANAHVVFADKEDLKAESSPCIELAKLFSIAVDFPKTGVPALIPPELHVKEYPDFMEKLDKVTYESKGVIGKLYREIKKHTPHIKHFTREVARRSYDTDMIVDGYEDYITEAMALKDEYDFKLGNLMDHYGIKSEAEIISGCILKMAKNFTKKSDADAIRLAVRSLRKEARSRFSEMSLDDNGHGHDASEAKASAWYHVTYHPEFWGCYNEGYERPHFISFPWCIYEKLLRIKQRRKFVRKMQPELFSLHNLRI
- the LOC127762289 gene encoding MACPF domain-containing protein At1g14780 yields the protein MAAVAAAEKAVRCLGRGFDMAGDLRLKYCKGGGAGCLVERRDETTPLTVPGVGVIADVPADVRCDKGDRVRFKSDVLEFNKMSELFNQRSSVEGKIPSGQFNASFDLDSGSWAHDAPHTRCLAMDGYFISLFDLRLDHRHLALAAGVLADVPPAWDPSAIARFIEKYGTHVIVGLSMGGQDVVYVKQDKSSSLSPSEIKEHLDRLGDQLFTGTCAMPPLHCRSKDKFKIPEAFNVFDAQVAQQRLHGITTLVSSKEGVTVIYSKRGGNTTVSSHSEWLLTVPAMPDVINVKLVPITSLIRGVPGTGFLSHAINLYLRYKPPVADLRYFLDFQHHCVWAPVLGELPLGPCSHRQGSSPALHFSLLGSKLYVSSTEVVVPKLPVTGMRLHLEGKKNNRLGIHLQHLSTTPTFVAAARADKPPVWRGTEAVTDDRYYEPVQWRMLARVCTAPVKYDPRWCAGDRRRRPAACVVAGAQLHVVAHDAANNVLHLRLLYSQLPGYAVVQSKWARGAARPPSGRSSSFLSIPFSGSPSTSGGAAEKGGRPEQGASPVGVANVNSGVFAGGPPVPVGAQKLLKFVDTSQVTMGPQDSPGYWLVTGARLDVDKGKIMLHVKFSLLAQVS